One Lagopus muta isolate bLagMut1 chromosome 10, bLagMut1 primary, whole genome shotgun sequence DNA segment encodes these proteins:
- the STOML1 gene encoding stomatin-like protein 1 isoform X1, which produces MFSRSGYQALPLGDFDRFQQSSIGLYGAQKGFFSFGSKADQLGSARNAADSSQGWLSWICHGIITSLVFLLMLLTFPISGWFALKIVPTYERMVIFRLGRLRAPQGPGVVLLLPFIDHWQRVDLRTRAFNVPPCKLISRDGAVLSMGADVQFRVWDPALSVLVVKDLVAATRMTAQSAMAKALGKKSLREIQGEKLRIGEQLLLDINDMTKSWGLEVDRVELTMEAVLQPPRDALQGPLGAIAPVLEGSPPQLASHLLDSKPGAPEAADSVVTVSEVDPPRRRPSVAELLSAVEPILSEALVSQVGASYQVDIILPGGARSTFFIDLSSGSGRAGCGVPQGSPDVVLEVAEEDLQELMLGELRPLAAYMSGRLRVQGDLQLALRLEELFKAVKLHR; this is translated from the exons ATGTTCAGCAGGTCGGGATACCAGGCACTTCCCTTAGGGGATTTTGACCGCTTCCAGCAGTCCAGCATTGGGCTGTACGGTGCACAGAAGGGCTTCTTCTCCTTCGGATCCAAGGCAGACCAGCTGGGATCGGCCAGGAATGCTGCAG ACTCCTCCCAGGGTTGGCTGTCCTGGATCTGCCATGGAATCATCACCTCCTTGGTCTTCCTACTGATGCTCCTCACCTTCCCCATCTCAGGCTGGTTTGCCTTGAAG ATAGTGCCTACCTATGAACGAATGGTCATCTTCCGCCTGGGCCGCCTCCGTGCACCGCAGGGCCCTGgcgtggtgctgctgctgcccttcattGACCACTGGCAGCGTGTGGATCTGAGAACACGGGCCTTCAATGTGCCCCCCTGCAAG CTGATCTCCCGGGACGGTGCCGTGCTCTCCATGGGTGCTGACGTGCAGTTCCGTGTGTGGGACCCCGCACTGTCAGTGCTGGTGGTGAAGGACCTCGTGGCAGCCACTCGCATGACAGCACAGAGCGCCATGGCCAAGGCCTTGGGCAAGAAGAGCCTGCGGGAGATCCAGGGGGAGAAGCTACGCATCggagagcagctgctg TTGGACATCAATGACATGACCAAGTCCTGGGGACTGGAGGTGGATCGCGTGGAACTGACGATGGAGGCGGTGCTGCAGCCACCCCGGGATGCCCTGCAGGGACCTCTGGGTGCCATAGCCCCGGTGCTGGAGGGCTCTCCCCCACAGCTGGCTTCCCACCTCCTTGACAGCAAACCTGGCGCCCCAGAGGCAG CAGACAGCGTGGTGACAGTGAGCGAGGTGGACCCCCCCAGGAGGAGGCCCAGCGTGgccgagctgctctcagccGTGGAGCCCATCCTCTCCGAGGCTCTGGTGAGCCAGGTGGGAGCATCCTACCAGGTGGACATCATCCTGCCCGGCGGCGCCCGCAGCACCTTCTTCATAGACCTCTCCTCAG GCAGCGGGCGGGCTGGCTGCGGTGTGCCCCAGGGCAGCCCTGATGTGGTGCTGGAAGTGGCAGAGGAGGACCTGCAGGAGCTGATGCTGGGCGAGCTGCGGCCCCTGGCTGCCTACATGAGCGGGAGGCTGCGGGTGCAGGGCGACTTGCAGCTGGCCCTCCGCCTGGAGGAGCTCTTCAAGGCCGTGAAGCTGCACAGATAG
- the STOML1 gene encoding stomatin-like protein 1 isoform X2: MFSRSGYQALPLGDFDRFQQSSIGLYGAQKGFFSFGSKADQLGSARNAADSSQGWLSWICHGIITSLVFLLMLLTFPISGWFALKIVPTYERMVIFRLGRLRAPQGPGVVLLLPFIDHWQRVDLRTRAFNVPPCKLISRDGAVLSMGADVQFRVWDPALSVLVVKDLVAATRMTAQSAMAKALGKKSLREIQGEKLRIGEQLLLDINDMTKSWGLEVDRVELTMEAVLQPPRDALQGPLGAIAPVLEGSPPQLASHLLDSKPGAPEADSVVTVSEVDPPRRRPSVAELLSAVEPILSEALVSQVGASYQVDIILPGGARSTFFIDLSSGSGRAGCGVPQGSPDVVLEVAEEDLQELMLGELRPLAAYMSGRLRVQGDLQLALRLEELFKAVKLHR, from the exons ATGTTCAGCAGGTCGGGATACCAGGCACTTCCCTTAGGGGATTTTGACCGCTTCCAGCAGTCCAGCATTGGGCTGTACGGTGCACAGAAGGGCTTCTTCTCCTTCGGATCCAAGGCAGACCAGCTGGGATCGGCCAGGAATGCTGCAG ACTCCTCCCAGGGTTGGCTGTCCTGGATCTGCCATGGAATCATCACCTCCTTGGTCTTCCTACTGATGCTCCTCACCTTCCCCATCTCAGGCTGGTTTGCCTTGAAG ATAGTGCCTACCTATGAACGAATGGTCATCTTCCGCCTGGGCCGCCTCCGTGCACCGCAGGGCCCTGgcgtggtgctgctgctgcccttcattGACCACTGGCAGCGTGTGGATCTGAGAACACGGGCCTTCAATGTGCCCCCCTGCAAG CTGATCTCCCGGGACGGTGCCGTGCTCTCCATGGGTGCTGACGTGCAGTTCCGTGTGTGGGACCCCGCACTGTCAGTGCTGGTGGTGAAGGACCTCGTGGCAGCCACTCGCATGACAGCACAGAGCGCCATGGCCAAGGCCTTGGGCAAGAAGAGCCTGCGGGAGATCCAGGGGGAGAAGCTACGCATCggagagcagctgctg TTGGACATCAATGACATGACCAAGTCCTGGGGACTGGAGGTGGATCGCGTGGAACTGACGATGGAGGCGGTGCTGCAGCCACCCCGGGATGCCCTGCAGGGACCTCTGGGTGCCATAGCCCCGGTGCTGGAGGGCTCTCCCCCACAGCTGGCTTCCCACCTCCTTGACAGCAAACCTGGCGCCCCAGAGGCAG ACAGCGTGGTGACAGTGAGCGAGGTGGACCCCCCCAGGAGGAGGCCCAGCGTGgccgagctgctctcagccGTGGAGCCCATCCTCTCCGAGGCTCTGGTGAGCCAGGTGGGAGCATCCTACCAGGTGGACATCATCCTGCCCGGCGGCGCCCGCAGCACCTTCTTCATAGACCTCTCCTCAG GCAGCGGGCGGGCTGGCTGCGGTGTGCCCCAGGGCAGCCCTGATGTGGTGCTGGAAGTGGCAGAGGAGGACCTGCAGGAGCTGATGCTGGGCGAGCTGCGGCCCCTGGCTGCCTACATGAGCGGGAGGCTGCGGGTGCAGGGCGACTTGCAGCTGGCCCTCCGCCTGGAGGAGCTCTTCAAGGCCGTGAAGCTGCACAGATAG
- the PML gene encoding protein PML isoform X2 produces the protein MAGTGRAVHGTPVGPCPVPDSSRPAFSHHPRLPPSPSSSFSPRRTAETKAEPPAQRAEMPGSPEAPRPSESQEDGPAAPKEPGVTPGPSQCPAPSGLSGEGDFQFVLCEGCRQESPNLKLLTCLHTLCLGCLRENKPVGQCPVCQAPIPQPDGIPDVDNVLFSSLQARLRVYRRISSGGLSCCRCRREAAAVWCSECEEFLCPGCFEDHQWFFKKRSHEARKVEELRAESAHRFLEGTKKSCSLFCSSPGHTEQGHVTSIFCRKCEKPLCCSCALLDAQHSPFYCDIRAEIQRRQDELAALGQELARRRGGFEASRAALQDEAARLEAAGLGVRELVRQRVEQLVRLIRHEEEELLATVERRQEKSRRELERELRHVEAVLRRMEAGERLVEKMGLYATEQEVMDMQPFVKDALEELRRQRPAADGELGLHEDFAECRARLQALAERIEGLQGGAPRPVPMVEVALENNLQEEPPQHSSQDVMPTFTISLAEMGVSQATTRSKRCQPHVERSSQISPKLLKLERDGGEPSSRQWDGRGGPSTSTQRHNGRIPPSKASRSHTRDAEDGSIIISSEDSEEDTVMSGTSDFTAC, from the exons ATGGCAGGAACGGGACGAGCGGTACATGGGACCCCCGTTGGACCGTGCCCCGTCCCGGACTCGTCCCGTCCCGCCTTCTCCCATCATCCCcgccttcctccctcccccagctcctccttctccccacgCCGGACTGCAGAAACGAAAGCGGAGCCTCCGGCCCAGCGCGCCGAAATGCCCGGCAGCCCCGAAGCCCCCCGACCATCCGAATCCCAAGAAG ATGGCCCTGCTGCCCCCAAGGAGCCGGGGGTCACACCCGGACCCTCGCAGTGCCCCGCTCCCTCTGGGCTATCAGGGGAGGGCGACTTCCAGTTCGTGCTGTGCGAGGGCTGCCGGCAGGAATCGCCCAACCTGAAGCTGCTCACCTGCCTGCACACGCTGTGCCTGGGCTGCCTGAGAGAGAACAAACCTGTAGGGCAGTGCCCCGTGTGCCAGGCGCCCATCCCGCAGCCTGATGGCATCCCCGACGTGGACAACGTGCTgttcagcagcctgcaggcccGTCTGCGCGTCTACCGGCGGATCAGCAGCggggggctgagctgctgccggTGTCGGCGGGAGGCAGCGGCCGTGTGGTGCTCAGAGTGCGAGGAGTTCCTGTGCCCGGGCTGCTTTGAGGACCACCAGTGGTTCTTTAAGAAGAGGAGCCACGAAGCCAGGAAGGTGGAAGAGCTGAGAGCCGAGTCGGCGCATCGCTTCCTGGAGGGCACCAAGAAATCGTGCAGCCTCTTCTGCTCCAGCCCTGGGCACACCGAGCAGGGCCACGTCACCAG CATCTTCTGCAGGAAGTGCGAGAAGccgctgtgctgctcctgcgCGCTGCTGGATGCCCAGCACTCCCCTTTCTACTGCGACATCCGTGCCGAGATCCAGCGGCGGCAGGACGAGCTGGCAGCGCTGGGGCAGGAGCTGGCGCGGAGGCGGGGCGGCTTCGAGGCGTCGCGTGCGGCGCTGCAGGACGAGGCGGCGCGGCTGGAGGCGGCGGGGCTCGGGGTGCGGGAGCTGGTGAGGCAGCGCGTGGAGCAGCTGGTGAGGCTGATCCGGCacgaggaggaggagctgctggccaCGGTGGAGAGGAGGCAGGAGAAGAGCCGCAGGGAGCTGGAGAGGGAGCTGCGGCACGTGGAGGCCGTGCTGCGGAGGATGGAGGCGGGCGAGAGGCTGGTGGAGAAGATGGGCCTCTATGCCACggagcaggaggtgatggaCATGCAGCCCTTCGTCAAGGATGCGCTGGAGGAGCTGCGGAGGCAGCGGCCGGCGGCGGatggggagctggggctgcacgAGGACTTTGCCGAGTGCCGTGCCAGGCTGCAGGCGCTGGCTGAGCGCATCGAGGGGCTGCAAG GTGGCGCTCCCCGGCCGGTCCCCATGGTGGAGGTGGCTCTGGAGAACAACCTG caggaggagcccccgcagcacagcagccaggatGTTATGCCCACCTTCACCATCAGCCTCGCCGAGATGGGG GTGTCCCAAGCCACCACGCGGTCCAAGCGGTGCCAGCCTCATGTGGAGAGGAGCAGCCAGATCTCACCCAAGCTGCTGAAGCTGGAGCGGGATGGCGGTGAGCCCAGCTCGAGACAGTGGGATGGCAGAGGGGGGCCCAGCACCTCCACACAGAGACACAACGGCCGCATTCCCCCCTCCAAGGCCAGCAGGAGCCACACTCGTGATGCAG AGGATGGCAGCATCATCATCAGCTCGGAGGACAGCGAGGAGGACACGGTGATGAGCGGGACATCGGACTTCACTGCTTGCTGA
- the PML gene encoding protein PML isoform X1 — protein sequence MAGTGRAVHGTPVGPCPVPDSSRPAFSHHPRLPPSPSSSFSPRRTAETKAEPPAQRAEMPGSPEAPRPSESQEDGPAAPKEPGVTPGPSQCPAPSGLSGEGDFQFVLCEGCRQESPNLKLLTCLHTLCLGCLRENKPVGQCPVCQAPIPQPDGIPDVDNVLFSSLQARLRVYRRISSGGLSCCRCRREAAAVWCSECEEFLCPGCFEDHQWFFKKRSHEARKVEELRAESAHRFLEGTKKSCSLFCSSPGHTEQGHVTSIFCRKCEKPLCCSCALLDAQHSPFYCDIRAEIQRRQDELAALGQELARRRGGFEASRAALQDEAARLEAAGLGVRELVRQRVEQLVRLIRHEEEELLATVERRQEKSRRELERELRHVEAVLRRMEAGERLVEKMGLYATEQEVMDMQPFVKDALEELRRQRPAADGELGLHEDFAECRARLQALAERIEGLQGGAPRPVPMVEVALENNLQEEPPQHSSQDVMPTFTISLAEMGVSTVSQATTRSKRCQPHVERSSQISPKLLKLERDGGEPSSRQWDGRGGPSTSTQRHNGRIPPSKASRSHTRDAEDGSIIISSEDSEEDTVMSGTSDFTAC from the exons ATGGCAGGAACGGGACGAGCGGTACATGGGACCCCCGTTGGACCGTGCCCCGTCCCGGACTCGTCCCGTCCCGCCTTCTCCCATCATCCCcgccttcctccctcccccagctcctccttctccccacgCCGGACTGCAGAAACGAAAGCGGAGCCTCCGGCCCAGCGCGCCGAAATGCCCGGCAGCCCCGAAGCCCCCCGACCATCCGAATCCCAAGAAG ATGGCCCTGCTGCCCCCAAGGAGCCGGGGGTCACACCCGGACCCTCGCAGTGCCCCGCTCCCTCTGGGCTATCAGGGGAGGGCGACTTCCAGTTCGTGCTGTGCGAGGGCTGCCGGCAGGAATCGCCCAACCTGAAGCTGCTCACCTGCCTGCACACGCTGTGCCTGGGCTGCCTGAGAGAGAACAAACCTGTAGGGCAGTGCCCCGTGTGCCAGGCGCCCATCCCGCAGCCTGATGGCATCCCCGACGTGGACAACGTGCTgttcagcagcctgcaggcccGTCTGCGCGTCTACCGGCGGATCAGCAGCggggggctgagctgctgccggTGTCGGCGGGAGGCAGCGGCCGTGTGGTGCTCAGAGTGCGAGGAGTTCCTGTGCCCGGGCTGCTTTGAGGACCACCAGTGGTTCTTTAAGAAGAGGAGCCACGAAGCCAGGAAGGTGGAAGAGCTGAGAGCCGAGTCGGCGCATCGCTTCCTGGAGGGCACCAAGAAATCGTGCAGCCTCTTCTGCTCCAGCCCTGGGCACACCGAGCAGGGCCACGTCACCAG CATCTTCTGCAGGAAGTGCGAGAAGccgctgtgctgctcctgcgCGCTGCTGGATGCCCAGCACTCCCCTTTCTACTGCGACATCCGTGCCGAGATCCAGCGGCGGCAGGACGAGCTGGCAGCGCTGGGGCAGGAGCTGGCGCGGAGGCGGGGCGGCTTCGAGGCGTCGCGTGCGGCGCTGCAGGACGAGGCGGCGCGGCTGGAGGCGGCGGGGCTCGGGGTGCGGGAGCTGGTGAGGCAGCGCGTGGAGCAGCTGGTGAGGCTGATCCGGCacgaggaggaggagctgctggccaCGGTGGAGAGGAGGCAGGAGAAGAGCCGCAGGGAGCTGGAGAGGGAGCTGCGGCACGTGGAGGCCGTGCTGCGGAGGATGGAGGCGGGCGAGAGGCTGGTGGAGAAGATGGGCCTCTATGCCACggagcaggaggtgatggaCATGCAGCCCTTCGTCAAGGATGCGCTGGAGGAGCTGCGGAGGCAGCGGCCGGCGGCGGatggggagctggggctgcacgAGGACTTTGCCGAGTGCCGTGCCAGGCTGCAGGCGCTGGCTGAGCGCATCGAGGGGCTGCAAG GTGGCGCTCCCCGGCCGGTCCCCATGGTGGAGGTGGCTCTGGAGAACAACCTG caggaggagcccccgcagcacagcagccaggatGTTATGCCCACCTTCACCATCAGCCTCGCCGAGATGGGGGTGAGCACG GTGTCCCAAGCCACCACGCGGTCCAAGCGGTGCCAGCCTCATGTGGAGAGGAGCAGCCAGATCTCACCCAAGCTGCTGAAGCTGGAGCGGGATGGCGGTGAGCCCAGCTCGAGACAGTGGGATGGCAGAGGGGGGCCCAGCACCTCCACACAGAGACACAACGGCCGCATTCCCCCCTCCAAGGCCAGCAGGAGCCACACTCGTGATGCAG AGGATGGCAGCATCATCATCAGCTCGGAGGACAGCGAGGAGGACACGGTGATGAGCGGGACATCGGACTTCACTGCTTGCTGA
- the PML gene encoding protein PML isoform X3, producing the protein MPGSPEAPRPSESQEDGPAAPKEPGVTPGPSQCPAPSGLSGEGDFQFVLCEGCRQESPNLKLLTCLHTLCLGCLRENKPVGQCPVCQAPIPQPDGIPDVDNVLFSSLQARLRVYRRISSGGLSCCRCRREAAAVWCSECEEFLCPGCFEDHQWFFKKRSHEARKVEELRAESAHRFLEGTKKSCSLFCSSPGHTEQGHVTSIFCRKCEKPLCCSCALLDAQHSPFYCDIRAEIQRRQDELAALGQELARRRGGFEASRAALQDEAARLEAAGLGVRELVRQRVEQLVRLIRHEEEELLATVERRQEKSRRELERELRHVEAVLRRMEAGERLVEKMGLYATEQEVMDMQPFVKDALEELRRQRPAADGELGLHEDFAECRARLQALAERIEGLQGGAPRPVPMVEVALENNLQEEPPQHSSQDVMPTFTISLAEMGVSTVSQATTRSKRCQPHVERSSQISPKLLKLERDGGEPSSRQWDGRGGPSTSTQRHNGRIPPSKASRSHTRDAEDGSIIISSEDSEEDTVMSGTSDFTAC; encoded by the exons ATGCCCGGCAGCCCCGAAGCCCCCCGACCATCCGAATCCCAAGAAG ATGGCCCTGCTGCCCCCAAGGAGCCGGGGGTCACACCCGGACCCTCGCAGTGCCCCGCTCCCTCTGGGCTATCAGGGGAGGGCGACTTCCAGTTCGTGCTGTGCGAGGGCTGCCGGCAGGAATCGCCCAACCTGAAGCTGCTCACCTGCCTGCACACGCTGTGCCTGGGCTGCCTGAGAGAGAACAAACCTGTAGGGCAGTGCCCCGTGTGCCAGGCGCCCATCCCGCAGCCTGATGGCATCCCCGACGTGGACAACGTGCTgttcagcagcctgcaggcccGTCTGCGCGTCTACCGGCGGATCAGCAGCggggggctgagctgctgccggTGTCGGCGGGAGGCAGCGGCCGTGTGGTGCTCAGAGTGCGAGGAGTTCCTGTGCCCGGGCTGCTTTGAGGACCACCAGTGGTTCTTTAAGAAGAGGAGCCACGAAGCCAGGAAGGTGGAAGAGCTGAGAGCCGAGTCGGCGCATCGCTTCCTGGAGGGCACCAAGAAATCGTGCAGCCTCTTCTGCTCCAGCCCTGGGCACACCGAGCAGGGCCACGTCACCAG CATCTTCTGCAGGAAGTGCGAGAAGccgctgtgctgctcctgcgCGCTGCTGGATGCCCAGCACTCCCCTTTCTACTGCGACATCCGTGCCGAGATCCAGCGGCGGCAGGACGAGCTGGCAGCGCTGGGGCAGGAGCTGGCGCGGAGGCGGGGCGGCTTCGAGGCGTCGCGTGCGGCGCTGCAGGACGAGGCGGCGCGGCTGGAGGCGGCGGGGCTCGGGGTGCGGGAGCTGGTGAGGCAGCGCGTGGAGCAGCTGGTGAGGCTGATCCGGCacgaggaggaggagctgctggccaCGGTGGAGAGGAGGCAGGAGAAGAGCCGCAGGGAGCTGGAGAGGGAGCTGCGGCACGTGGAGGCCGTGCTGCGGAGGATGGAGGCGGGCGAGAGGCTGGTGGAGAAGATGGGCCTCTATGCCACggagcaggaggtgatggaCATGCAGCCCTTCGTCAAGGATGCGCTGGAGGAGCTGCGGAGGCAGCGGCCGGCGGCGGatggggagctggggctgcacgAGGACTTTGCCGAGTGCCGTGCCAGGCTGCAGGCGCTGGCTGAGCGCATCGAGGGGCTGCAAG GTGGCGCTCCCCGGCCGGTCCCCATGGTGGAGGTGGCTCTGGAGAACAACCTG caggaggagcccccgcagcacagcagccaggatGTTATGCCCACCTTCACCATCAGCCTCGCCGAGATGGGGGTGAGCACG GTGTCCCAAGCCACCACGCGGTCCAAGCGGTGCCAGCCTCATGTGGAGAGGAGCAGCCAGATCTCACCCAAGCTGCTGAAGCTGGAGCGGGATGGCGGTGAGCCCAGCTCGAGACAGTGGGATGGCAGAGGGGGGCCCAGCACCTCCACACAGAGACACAACGGCCGCATTCCCCCCTCCAAGGCCAGCAGGAGCCACACTCGTGATGCAG AGGATGGCAGCATCATCATCAGCTCGGAGGACAGCGAGGAGGACACGGTGATGAGCGGGACATCGGACTTCACTGCTTGCTGA
- the ISLR2 gene encoding immunoglobulin superfamily containing leucine-rich repeat protein 2, which translates to MAPVLWLWLAALLGSARACPEPCACVDKYAHQFADCAYKDLQVVPTGLPSNVTTLSLSANKITALQRRSFVEVTQVTSLWLAHNEIRAIEPGAFAILVQLKNLDISHNQIVDFPWQDLYNLSALQLLKMNNNHMAVVPQGAFHTLKDLRSLRINNNKFTTLAEGIFDSLSSLSHLQIYNNPFECSCKLQWLRKWMDSTLISIPEKESITCSLPEQLRGVPVGKIPDAQCTSPSAQLTYYPNLDTTELFDGFTLTLHCAVTGTPPPEVSWKIRTSSQTLELSGSPSESAGKDPPKQDPERFLVFKNGTLVIPHLSKREEGTYTCLATNEMGSNQTSVNVAVAGSQKYPLQPGRDPTGGKAQPGDKKPGAKGAKNSVLTPDERSKPLSPTRQSHPSSSGGMEPTGDGKVPFQLPPFEKKCGSMPTSRYISNHAFNQSGDFKQHTFDLGVIALDVSERDARVQLTPTYVQPDKVHLRMLYLCQESSRGHALVQWSKIEEGVNSYWFQGLKPGTNYSVCLTYLGEDCQVQVVFTTKKEIPSLIIIVVVSIFLLLLATLPLMGATWCHLLSKYQGKTYKLIMKAQNPDQMEKHMAADFDPRASYLESEKNYNPSEVGEGEAEEEDEDEEDDDEGGRRRRRREAEETTELEREESVAASSMAESQSKANGEEFEVRSEYSDKLPLGAEAVTISQEINGNYRQRPR; encoded by the coding sequence ATGGCCCCGGTGCTGTGGTtgtggctggcagccctgctgggctcAGCCCGGGCGTGCCCCGAGCCCTGCGCTTGCGTGGATAAGTATGCCCACCAATTCGCCGACTGCGCCTACAAGGATCTCCAGGTGGTGCCCACTGGGCTGCCCTCCAACGTGACCACCCTCAGCCTGTCGGCCAACAAGATCACGGCTCTGCAGCGGCGCTCCTTCGTGGAGGTGACCCAGGTGACATCCCTCTGGTTGGCACACAATGAGATCCGTGCCATCGAGCCCGGCGCCTTCGCCATCCTGGTGCAGCTGAAGAACCTCGACATCAGCCACAACCAGATCGTGGACTTCCCCTGGCAGGACCTCTACAACCTCAGcgccctgcagctgctcaagATGAACAACAACCACATGGCTGTGGTGCCCCAAGGGGCTTTCCACACCCTGAAGGACCTGCGGTCTCTGCGCATCAACAACAATAAATTCACCACGCTCGCCGAAGGCATCTTCGACTCGCTCAGCTCCCTGTCCCATCTGCAAATCTACAACAACCCCTTCGAGTGCTCCTGCAAGCTCCAATGGCTCAGGAAGTGGATGGACAGCACGCTCATCTCCATCCCGGAGAAGGAATCCATCACCTGCAGCCTCCCGGAGCAGCTCCGTGGGGTGCCGGTGGGGAAGATCCCCGATGCGCAGTGCACCTCGCCCTCTGCACAGCTTACCTACTACCCCAACCTGGACACCACGGAGCTCTTTGATGGCTTCACCTTGACGCTGCACTGTGCCGTGACAGGCACTCCACCACCCGAAGTCAGCTGGAAGATCCGCACCTCCAGCCAGACCCTGGAGCTCAGCGGCAGCCCAAGTGAGAGTGCAGGGAAGGACCCCCCCAAACAGGACCCTGAGCGCTTCTTGGTCTTCAAGAATGGCACGCTGGTGATTCCTCACCTGAGCAAGCGGGAGGAGGGCACCTACACCTGCCTGGCCACCAATGAAATGGGGAGCAACCAGACCTCGGTCAACGTGGCTGTGGCTGGATCCCAGAAGTACCCgctgcagcctggcagggaCCCAACGGGAGGTAAAGCACAGCCAGGTGACAAGAAGCCTGGAGCCAAGGGAGCGAAGAACAGTGTGCTCACACCCGATGAGAGGAGCAAACCCCTCAGCCCCACCCGGCAGAGCCACCCATCCTCATCGGGTGGGATGGAGCCCACGGGAGACGGGAAAGtccccttccagcttcctcccTTTGAGAAGAAGTGTGGCTCCATGCCAACCAGCAGATACATTTCCAACCATGCCTTCAACCAGAGCGGTGACTTCAAGCAGCACACCTTCGACTTGGGTGTGATCGCCTTGGATGTGTCGGAGCGCGATGCCCGGGTGCAGCTGACGCCTACCTACGTGCAGCCCGACAAGGTGCACCTGAGGATGCTCTACCTGTGCCAGGAGAGCAGCCGTGGCCACGCCTTGGTGCAGTGGTCCAAGATCGAGGAAGGAGTGAACTCATACTGGTTCCAGGGCTTGAAGCCTGGCACCAACTACTCGGTGTGCCTCACTTACCTAGGGGAGGACTGCCAGGTCCAAGTGGTCTTCACCACCAAAAAGGAGATCCCCTCTCTCATCATCATAGTGGTCGTGAgcatcttcctgctgctcctggccaCCCTCCCCCTGATGGGTGCCACGTGGTGCCACCTCCTCTCCAAATACCAGGGCAAAACCTACAAGCTAATCATGAAAGCCCAGAACCCAGACCAGATGGAGAAGCACATGGCTGCCGACTTCGACCCCCGCGCCTCCTACCTGGAATCCGAGAAGAATTACAACCCCAGCGAGGtgggggaaggggaagcagaggaagaggacGAGGATGAGGAAGATGATGACGAAGGAGGcaggcggaggaggaggagagaagccGAAGAGACCACGGAGCTGGAGCGGGAGGAGAGCGTAGCAGCCAGCTCCATGGCGGAGTCGCAGTCCAAAGCCAACGGTGAGGAGTTTGAGGTGCGCTCTGAGTACAGCGACAAGCTGCCGCTGGGTGCCGAGGCTGTCACCATCTCCCAGGAGATCAACGGGAACTACCGGCAGCGTCCTCGCTGA